A portion of the Glycine max cultivar Williams 82 chromosome 10, Glycine_max_v4.0, whole genome shotgun sequence genome contains these proteins:
- the LOC100812867 gene encoding protein NRT1/ PTR FAMILY 4.5, translated as MGDKEVKEEEQKGGFRASMFIFVLSALDNMGFVANMVSLVLYFYGVMHFDLSNSANTLTNFMGSTFLLSLVGGFISDTYFNRLTTCLLFGSLEVLALVMLTVQAGLDHLHPDYCGKSSCVKGGIAVMFYSSLYLLALGMGGVRGSLTAFGADQFDEKKNPGEAKALASFFNWILLSSTLGSIIGVTGVVWVSTQKAWHWGFIIITIASSIGFLTLALGKPFYRIKTPGQSPILRIAQVIVVAFKNRKLPLPESDEELYEVYEDATLEKIAHTNQMRFLDRASILQENIESQQWKVCTVTQVEEVKILTRMLPILASTIIMNTCLAQLQTFSVQQGSVMNLKLGSFTVPAPSIPVIPLLFMSILIPLYEFFFVPFARKITHHPSGVTQLQRVGVGLVLSAISMTIAGIIEVKRRDQGRKDPSRPISLFWLSFQYAIFGVADMFTLVGLLEFFYREAPETMKSLSTSFTYLSMSLGYFLSTVFVDVINAVTKRVTPSKQGWLHGLDLNQNNLNLFYWFLAILSCLNFFNFLYWASWYKYKVEDNNSKVNLKAPLKTVGERKQDEEEKKDMRVKARESSQTSEANTEGPSSSDETDDGRNSREWKHR; from the exons ATG GGAGACAAAGAGGTAAAGgaagaagaacaaaaaggtGGATTCAGGGCTTCCATGTTTATTTTTG TGTTATCAGCATTGGACAACATGGGTTTTGTGGCAAACATGGTGAGCTTGGTTCTATACTTTTATGGGGTGATGCACTTTGATCTGTCCAACTCTGCCAACACCCTGACAAACTTTATGGGCTCAACTTTCTTGCTCTCACTCGTTGGTGGCTTCATCTCGGACACTTACTTCAACAGACTAACCACATGTTTGCTTTTTGGATCACTCGAAGTTCTG GCTTTGGTAATGCTGACGGTTCAAGCTGGTCTGGACCATTTACACCCAGATTATTGTGGCAAGTCAAGCTGTGTCAAAGGTGGCATAGCTGTCATGTTTTACTCATCATTGTATTTGTTGGCTTTGGGCATGGGAGGAGTGAGAGGCTCCTTGACTGCATTTGGTGCTGACCAATTTGATGAAAAGAAGAACCCAGGAGAAGCAAAGGCTCTTGCTAGCTTCTTCAATTGGATTTTGCTGAGTTCAACATTGGGATCAATTATAGGGGTCACTGGGGTTGTGTGGGTTAGCACCCAAAAGGCTTGGCATTGGGGATTCATCATAATAACCATAGCTTCCTCCATTGGATTTCTCACCCTTGCTCTTGGCAAGCCATTTTACCGCATCAAAACTCCCGGCCAGAGCCCCATTTTGAGGATCGCTCAG GTTATTGTTGTGGCTTTTAAAAACCGGAAGTTACCACTGCCAGAGTCTGATGAAGAACTTTATGAGGTCTATGAAGATGCTACATTGGAGAAGATTGCACACACCAACCAAATGAG GTTTCTAGATAGAGCAAGCATTCTTCAGGAAAACATCGAGTCACAGCAATGGAAAGTTTGCACAGTGACACAAGTTGAAGAAGTGAAGATCCTAACCAGAATGTTACCTATACTAGCCAGTACCATTATAATGAACACTTGTTTAGCACAGCTTCAAACATTCTCAGTTCAGCAAGGGAGTGTGATGAACCTGAAACTTGGTTCTTTCACTGTGCCTGCACCATCCATTCCAGTTATCCCCCTTCTTTTCATGTCCATCCTGATTCCCCTCtatgaatttttctttgttcCATTCGCAAGAAAGATCACTCACCACCCTTCTGGGGTTACACAGCTTCAAAGAGTTGGCGTTGGACTAGTACTTTCTGCCATTTCAATGACAATAGCTGGGATAATAGAAGTGAAAAGAAGGGACCAAGGAAGGAAGGACCCTTCAAGGCCAATTAGTCTTTTTTGGTTATCCTTCCAATATGCTATATTTGGAGTTGCAGACATGTTCACTCTTGTAGGACTCCTAGAATTCTTCTACAGAGAAGCACCTGAAACCATGAAGTCACTGTCAACTTCTTTCACATATTTGTCCATGTCTCTTGGTTACTTCTTGAGCACAGTCTTTGTGGATGTCATTAATGCTGTTACCAAAAGGGTCACTCCAAGCAAACAAGGATGGTTGCATGGCTTGGACTTAAACCAAAACAATCTCAATTTGTTCTATTGGTTCTTAGCAATCCTTAGctgccttaatttttttaacttcctTTATTGGGCCTCTTGGTACAAGTACAAAGTTGAAGACAACAATTCAAAGGTGAATTTGAAGGCTCCTCTCAAAACGGTTGGTGAGAGAAAACAAGAcgaggaagagaagaaggatATGAGAGTGAAGGCTAGAGAAAGCAGCCAAACAAGTGAAGCCAATACTGAGGGACCCTCTTCCTCTGATGAAACAGATGACGGAAGGAACTCTAGGGAATGGAAGCACAGATAA